GATGAATTTgaaaataccccagcgcttagatccgTGCTtttcacctagtaagcgcttaacaaatcccataattatccaGGCTAAGGTGGGAACAGGATTCCTGGCCCGTGGGGCGTggattcctctgtctccctctccggtTCTTACCCCCGATTGGCATTATCGatcacttagcgtgtgcagagcgtcgtactgagcgcctgggctaGTACGGTACGAGAGTGGGTAGATTCactccctgcccgtgacgaggcTTCCACTGCGGCGGGGGAGACCGAGCCATGTCCCCGGGTCCTCGGGTCAACCGGGTCCCCTCCCGGACACCCGCCCTCACGAGGAGGGGGagcgatcctatttatcgagcgcctcctGTGTCGTACTAAGCGCCCGGCCGGTGCGAGGCGGAAGCGAccggctccctctccacccaccggAGGTTGCCAGTGGCGCGGGTCCCTGGGTGAGTCCCCGCGTCCCGTGCCCGGTGTTGCAGGGGACAAGGCCTTTGCGCAGTTCCTGACGGATGAGatcaaagaggagaagaagatcCAGAAGCACAAGTCCCTCCCCAAGGTGTCGGGGGACTGGGAGCTGGACGTGCACGGGACCCAGGCCAAGCTGGTGCGGAAGGTGGCCGGCGAGAGGTGAGGGCCTGCCgggagaggcgggcggggggcgttCGAAGCCTAGGTAGCGGaaacacaacccccccccccccccccccaattcggGACTTGGTGGCTGGGCCGAttcccttttaataatgttggtatttgttaagcgctgactaggtgcagagcgctgctctaagcactgggggagatacaggttgtcccgcgtgaggctcccagctaatccccattttccagatgaggtaactggggcacagagaagcgaagtgacctgcccacgggcacccggctggcaagcggagtcgaacccatgacctctgactcccaagcccgggctctttccactgagccacgctgcctcccttagGGGGCTGGGGTCAGTGGGGCTCCTCCAGGTGTGTCCCCtggcagtttgggggtggggggggagggtggaggcggGAAAAGAATGACCCGCGGTGTCCTGGGAGAGGGGGGCCGTGGTTTCCCGTCTTACAGGAggagaaaccgaagcccagaggggCCGGGCAGGTAGCCTGCGATCGCCCGGCCCTCGGGGGTGGAGccagggccgggccaggccacCTTCTGACctgggccccggcccccctcctcctccacgctCTCCGCACTGGGCGCCGGAGCCCCTGCTGGGACCCGTGGCCGGTGGGgtcggggagacagaggaggcccGACTTTCGCCTTCCCGATCCTGAGCGGGAGGAGGGGACGTCTGGTCCGGTCCCGCCTGTGGGCCGGACTGACCCTCTGGTGACCCGGACGGGTCCGCCGTCCCGGCGGAAGCATCGCCGCGTCAGGGCCGTAAGCCGCCAGTGCCGGTGGCCGAGGCCCAGCGGGAGCTGCCCCGTGGGCGGGGggcgtctcccaagtgctcaggacagggtTTACAGTCGGCGGCCGTTACTGAGGATCGTTACTGACCAGCCCCCTTGTCCGTTGTAGGATCACAGTCACGTTCAACATCAACAACAGCATCCCCCCGTCCCTGGATGAGGAGGAGCCCCGGGACGGGCAGAACGCCGGGGAGCCCGAggtgcggaggggcggggggcttgtCTGGGTTCCCcacggtggggagaggggccgcgGGGCGCCGGGCTGCGTCCTTGGCCCGGCTCCGaccgccgccccccgctcccttccAGCCCGAGCTCACGTCGACGCCCAACTTCGTGGTGGAGGTCGTGAAGGATGACGCCAAGAGGGCCCTGGTGCTGGACTGCCACTATCCCGAGGACGAGGTGtgtgccgggccgggggcgggcggcgtcCTCGGGGCCGGAGGCCGCCGGGCCCCCGGAGCGGGGACCCTGAGCCCCCTCCGTCCGTGCTCCCGCCAGGTGGCCCGTggcggggagggcgaggaggaggagagcgacaTGTTCACCATCAGGGAGGTGAGCTTCCAGGAGAGCGACGCCGCCGAGTGGAAGGACACCAGCTACACCCTCAATACCGACTCCCTGGACTGGGTAGGTGGGACGGGGGCCTCCGCGCCCGCCCGTCGGTcgacgggggtcggcggcgggcggGCGTCCGGGTGGAGtcgggccggcccccgcccccgacgtCCCCCTCCGTCTCCGTCGCGCAGGCCCTGTACGACCACCTCATGGACTTCCTGGCGGACCGGGGGGTGGACAACGCGTTCGCGGACGACCTGGTGGAGCTGAGCACGGCCCTGGAGCACCAGGAGTACATCGGCTTCCTGGAGGACCTCAAGGGCTTCGTGAAGTGCCAGTAgggccgggcctcccccggcTCCGGCTCACCCCCACCCGGTAGGCCCGCCTACCTTactccggggcccgggcgggggaagCGGCGGGCGCTATTAAAAGCGGTGCGCAGTGCTCTCTCGGCTGGCCGTGGTGGACTCCTTGGcccggaccctccctcccctgcctttccttctgccctccccatccGTGCTGGGATCCGGGATAGAGCCGTGGCTtcgccccgtcccccgccctccccaacaGAAACCGGCCCTGGCCTACATCTGTGACAGAGCTTTAATCCGACACCGTAGAGTTTCCAGAGGGCAACGTTC
This region of Ornithorhynchus anatinus isolate Pmale09 chromosome 17, mOrnAna1.pri.v4, whole genome shotgun sequence genomic DNA includes:
- the LOC114817946 gene encoding complement component 1 Q subcomponent-binding protein, mitochondrial, with protein sequence MLPALLRSLPRALGPSGPARPLLPAARALPRTLCSFGPSGRPTRPGLLRPLRPPCSCSCSCGALHTEGDKAFAQFLTDEIKEEKKIQKHKSLPKVSGDWELDVHGTQAKLVRKVAGERITVTFNINNSIPPSLDEEEPRDGQNAGEPEPELTSTPNFVVEVVKDDAKRALVLDCHYPEDEVARGGEGEEEESDMFTIREVSFQESDAAEWKDTSYTLNTDSLDWALYDHLMDFLADRGVDNAFADDLVELSTALEHQEYIGFLEDLKGFVKCQ